A genome region from Alicyclobacillus acidocaldarius subsp. acidocaldarius DSM 446 includes the following:
- a CDS encoding MFS transporter — MRTYGWYRRRSLALLMVADGISVLGDQVGWMGLLWSTMTLTKNAQIMGWLGLAFGLPAVALGPTVGHVLDHTPHKRALITSHVMLGALFASIAVLERLHVLPVWALLMFAIAAGCLTPFSTIGWSVVIPNIVADDELGSVNALMEILWNGAAILGPALGGFAIARVGSSAALFADAISFWLAALCVGMAKVPAQARHAPMTKCQVARSFVQNTLEAMKTLYALRPVWWITIGAWALNLAYGALDIELPLLTHRQFGRGAWILGSLWSTYAISSIAGAAFSGWMSKRRRTGVVMAMMIIGWGAAFAPLFWIHAFTLIYVFLACAGLLFGGYPPLARTVVQRSVPTQVMGRIMGLRGSLIALGPPLGSWVGGVLDRWLSPSDAISLVGMAVVALGCWLGSRSDFWRIEA, encoded by the coding sequence ATGAGAACATACGGGTGGTACCGACGTCGCAGTCTGGCACTGTTGATGGTGGCGGATGGGATTTCGGTCTTGGGCGATCAGGTGGGCTGGATGGGGCTTTTGTGGTCCACGATGACCCTGACCAAGAACGCGCAGATCATGGGATGGCTGGGGCTTGCCTTCGGCCTGCCAGCCGTCGCGCTCGGCCCCACCGTTGGGCACGTCTTGGACCACACACCGCACAAACGGGCGCTCATCACATCCCACGTCATGCTCGGCGCTTTGTTCGCATCCATCGCCGTGCTGGAACGTCTGCACGTGCTTCCTGTGTGGGCGCTTCTGATGTTCGCGATTGCGGCAGGCTGCCTTACGCCGTTTTCGACCATCGGCTGGAGCGTCGTCATTCCAAATATTGTCGCGGATGATGAGCTTGGCTCCGTCAATGCGCTCATGGAGATCCTGTGGAACGGCGCAGCCATTCTGGGACCGGCCCTTGGCGGATTCGCCATCGCGCGCGTAGGTAGCTCCGCGGCCTTGTTCGCGGACGCAATTTCGTTTTGGCTCGCGGCGCTATGTGTTGGAATGGCGAAGGTACCCGCGCAGGCGAGGCATGCGCCGATGACGAAGTGTCAAGTGGCGCGATCGTTTGTGCAAAACACCCTCGAGGCCATGAAGACGTTGTACGCGCTGCGTCCGGTCTGGTGGATCACCATCGGCGCGTGGGCGCTCAATCTGGCGTACGGCGCGCTTGACATCGAGTTACCTCTCCTGACACACCGACAGTTTGGTCGAGGTGCCTGGATCCTAGGCAGCCTTTGGTCCACCTATGCCATCAGCTCCATTGCTGGAGCGGCGTTCAGTGGCTGGATGTCCAAGAGACGCAGGACCGGCGTAGTCATGGCGATGATGATCATCGGATGGGGCGCGGCGTTCGCGCCGCTGTTCTGGATCCACGCCTTCACGCTCATCTACGTGTTCCTCGCCTGCGCCGGACTCCTGTTTGGCGGGTATCCACCGCTGGCGCGGACCGTCGTCCAGCGCTCTGTGCCGACGCAGGTCATGGGACGCATCATGGGCCTACGGGGCTCACTGATTGCACTTGGTCCGCCTCTCGGCTCGTGGGTCGGCGGCGTGTTGGATAGATGGCTCAGTCCGTCGGACGCCATCTCCCTGGTCGGTATGGCCGTTGTGGCACTCGGATGCTGGCTTGGCTCACGGAGTGACTTTTGGAGGATAGAAGCTTAA
- a CDS encoding ABC transporter permease, whose amino-acid sequence MVFSNPEIWALTLSMAIPLALPAVGGTFSERTGVVNIAMEGIMLIGAFFGVAFSYWTGNAWIGLLAAIVCGALTALALAWGAIHVSADQTVLGMGINIFAAGLTTFLLNTLFGYNGTPVNTPKLPSVSIPGLDRLPYIGVIFTNQSVLVYIGIVLIFLSHWFLFSTRLGLRMRSVGENPLAADTLGIPVWRLRYFGVVLSGVFSAIGGAYLSIGILNGFTSNMTSGRGYIALAAMIFGKWTPLGSFGAALIFGFSTALGIVLQGHGVSSNILQMIPYALTILALTGLIGRSTPPAADGIPYEPRR is encoded by the coding sequence ATGGTCTTCTCCAACCCCGAAATTTGGGCGCTGACCTTGTCCATGGCGATCCCGCTCGCGCTCCCGGCCGTCGGCGGCACGTTCTCGGAGCGCACGGGCGTTGTTAACATCGCGATGGAAGGCATCATGCTCATCGGCGCGTTCTTCGGCGTCGCATTCTCGTACTGGACCGGGAACGCGTGGATCGGGCTTCTGGCCGCCATCGTGTGCGGCGCACTCACCGCGCTCGCGCTCGCCTGGGGCGCGATTCACGTGTCCGCCGACCAGACGGTGCTCGGCATGGGCATCAACATCTTCGCCGCGGGCCTGACGACGTTCTTGCTCAACACGCTCTTCGGATACAACGGCACCCCCGTGAACACGCCGAAGCTGCCGTCGGTGAGCATCCCGGGCCTGGATCGCCTTCCGTACATCGGCGTGATTTTCACGAACCAGAGCGTGCTCGTGTACATCGGGATCGTCCTGATTTTCCTGTCTCACTGGTTCCTGTTCTCCACGCGACTCGGCCTGCGGATGCGATCCGTCGGCGAGAATCCGCTCGCGGCGGACACGCTCGGCATTCCGGTGTGGCGGCTGCGGTACTTCGGCGTGGTCTTGAGCGGCGTGTTTTCCGCCATCGGCGGGGCGTATTTGTCCATCGGCATTCTGAACGGGTTCACGTCCAACATGACGAGCGGCCGCGGGTACATCGCGCTCGCTGCGATGATCTTCGGCAAGTGGACGCCGCTCGGATCGTTCGGCGCGGCGCTCATCTTCGGTTTTTCCACCGCGCTCGGCATCGTGCTGCAAGGCCATGGCGTGTCGTCGAACATTCTGCAGATGATCCCGTACGCGTTGACCATTCTCGCGCTGACCGGGCTCATTGGCCGATCCACGCCACCAGCGGCGGATGGCATCCCGTACGAACCGCGGAGATAA
- a CDS encoding ABC transporter permease → MKALQSILLPVAASLVAIAIGAILVAALGYNPVSVYGSLISGAFGNLGNLGNTLTASLPLIIIGLGIAISFQSGLFNIGADGQYWIGATAAVWVGYHFTSLPGWLHMLFCLVAGMIAGALWAGIVPGLTKAFVGAHEVITTMMMSYIAILFARYLIEGGPMQEKGYIPQSPLIASNTQFPYFTQGFARSQLSPISMLIAALAVIVAWFLLYKTTLGFSLRSVGLNARAAKYAGIRVKLHIVIALALSGLFAGLAGAVQMLGVDHQLLDGFSSNYGYTAIVVALLARNNPLAVVISGLFFGALTTGGQNMQIVSNVPASLTNVLTGLIIFFVGCERIIPQVIGWYRRRRSTRAQTPAS, encoded by the coding sequence GTGAAGGCGCTTCAGTCGATTCTCTTGCCCGTGGCCGCGAGCCTGGTGGCCATCGCCATCGGTGCCATCCTGGTGGCGGCGCTCGGGTACAATCCGGTGTCCGTGTACGGATCGCTCATCTCGGGCGCGTTCGGCAATCTCGGCAATTTGGGCAATACGCTCACGGCGAGCCTACCACTCATCATCATCGGGCTTGGCATTGCCATCTCGTTTCAGAGCGGGCTGTTCAACATCGGCGCGGACGGCCAGTACTGGATCGGCGCGACGGCGGCGGTCTGGGTGGGTTACCACTTCACGTCCCTGCCCGGCTGGCTGCACATGCTCTTCTGCCTCGTCGCCGGCATGATCGCGGGCGCGCTGTGGGCAGGCATCGTGCCCGGGCTCACGAAGGCGTTCGTTGGCGCGCACGAGGTCATCACCACCATGATGATGAGTTACATCGCGATTTTGTTCGCACGCTACCTCATTGAGGGCGGGCCGATGCAGGAGAAGGGGTATATCCCCCAGTCGCCGCTCATCGCGTCGAACACCCAATTTCCTTATTTCACGCAAGGGTTTGCGCGATCCCAGCTGTCGCCCATCTCCATGCTCATCGCGGCGCTCGCCGTGATCGTCGCGTGGTTCCTGCTGTACAAGACGACGCTCGGATTTTCCCTGCGATCCGTCGGCCTGAACGCGCGCGCGGCGAAATACGCCGGCATCCGCGTCAAGTTGCACATCGTGATCGCGCTCGCGCTGTCGGGGCTCTTCGCCGGCCTGGCGGGGGCGGTGCAAATGCTCGGCGTCGATCATCAGCTGCTCGATGGCTTTTCGTCGAACTACGGCTACACGGCCATCGTGGTGGCGCTTCTCGCGCGCAACAACCCGCTCGCCGTCGTCATCTCGGGCCTTTTTTTCGGCGCGCTGACCACGGGCGGTCAGAACATGCAGATTGTCTCCAACGTCCCGGCTTCGCTCACCAATGTGCTGACCGGACTCATCATCTTCTTTGTCGGATGTGAACGCATCATCCCGCAGGTGATCGGTTGGTATCGGCGGCGCCGCTCCACGAGAGCCCAGACGCCCGCAAGCTGA